In Verrucomicrobiia bacterium, one DNA window encodes the following:
- a CDS encoding MDR family oxidoreductase, whose translation MAFNGLLLENSAGNFSARVAALNEADLPPGEVLIRVSHSTLNYKDALAIQNRAPIVQHFPMVAGIDLAGVVESSSDARWRPGDAVLVNGWGLGESRWGGLAQWCRVPGDFPLPLPAGMSPATAMSIGTAGYTAALCVNALERAGLQPGQGNVLVTGAAGGVGSLAICLLARLGYHVLASTGRVAEADYLRSLGAAEILERQTLSAPGKPLQKERWVAAIDSVGSHTLANVCAGTRYRGWVAACGLAQGMDFPATVAPFILRSVSLLGIDSVRAPRAERAAAWQRLATLVDPAKLAQVTQTIRLDEAIPATAALLAGRVRGRLLVQVTD comes from the coding sequence ATGGCATTCAACGGCTTGTTGCTGGAAAATTCGGCGGGCAATTTTTCCGCCCGGGTGGCCGCGTTGAACGAGGCGGATCTGCCGCCGGGCGAGGTGCTCATCCGCGTTTCGCATTCAACGCTCAACTACAAGGACGCGCTGGCCATCCAGAATCGCGCGCCCATCGTGCAGCACTTTCCGATGGTCGCGGGCATCGACCTGGCGGGCGTCGTGGAGAGCAGCAGCGATGCACGGTGGCGGCCGGGCGACGCCGTGCTCGTCAATGGCTGGGGCCTGGGCGAATCGCGCTGGGGCGGGCTGGCGCAATGGTGCCGCGTGCCGGGTGATTTCCCCCTGCCCCTGCCCGCCGGCATGTCGCCCGCCACCGCCATGTCCATCGGCACGGCGGGCTACACCGCGGCGTTGTGCGTGAACGCCCTGGAACGCGCGGGGCTGCAACCCGGCCAGGGCAACGTGCTCGTCACGGGCGCCGCCGGCGGCGTAGGCAGCCTGGCCATCTGCCTGCTGGCCCGGCTGGGCTACCACGTCCTGGCCTCGACGGGCCGCGTGGCTGAAGCCGATTATTTGCGGTCGCTGGGTGCGGCGGAAATTCTGGAGCGCCAGACGCTGTCGGCCCCCGGCAAACCGCTGCAAAAGGAGCGCTGGGTGGCGGCCATTGACAGCGTCGGCAGCCACACGCTCGCGAACGTCTGCGCGGGCACCCGGTATCGCGGCTGGGTGGCCGCCTGCGGCCTGGCACAGGGCATGGATTTCCCGGCGACGGTGGCGCCGTTCATCCTGCGCAGCGTGAGCCTGCTGGGCATCGACAGCGTGCGGGCGCCGCGGGCCGAACGCGCAGCCGCGTGGCAACGGCTGGCCACGTTGGTGGACCCGGCCAAGCTTGCGCAGGTGACGCAGACGATCCGGCTGGACGAAGCGATCCCGGCCACCGCCGCCCTGCTGGCGGGCAGGGTGCGCGGGCGTTTGCTGGTGCAAGTGACGGATTGA
- the ychF gene encoding redox-regulated ATPase YchF, producing the protein MLKAGIVGLPNVGKSTLFNAVTRTRKAEAANYPFCTIDPNVGVVTVPDERLHVLKDIAKTNVVIPAAIEFVDIAGLVKGASAGEGLGNKFLSHIREVDAIVQVVRCFEDADIHHVSGTVDPVRDIEIINTELILADLDNVTKRLEKVTKDAKRGDKVAVAEEAVLKKFQTALNAGKLALTVELHPEEKAIARGFYLLTDKPTIFACNVKEGDLATANQNPFVQKVNEYVKTHLACEAVVISAQIESDLIDLSEDEAKAFLAELGVKESGVGALIRATYHLLGLRTYFTAGEKEVRAWTIHVGDTAPKAAGVIHSDFERGFIKAETVAYQDLVACGSVAAARDKGLYRMEGKEYVVKDGDVLLFKFNV; encoded by the coding sequence ATGCTTAAGGCTGGCATCGTCGGCTTGCCCAACGTGGGCAAGTCCACCCTGTTCAACGCCGTCACCCGCACACGCAAGGCGGAGGCGGCCAATTACCCGTTTTGCACCATCGACCCCAACGTCGGCGTCGTCACCGTGCCGGACGAACGGCTCCATGTCCTCAAGGACATCGCCAAGACAAACGTCGTCATCCCGGCGGCGATTGAATTCGTGGACATCGCGGGCCTCGTGAAGGGTGCGAGCGCGGGCGAAGGGCTCGGCAACAAGTTCCTCAGCCACATCCGCGAGGTGGACGCCATCGTGCAGGTGGTGCGCTGCTTTGAAGACGCGGATATTCATCACGTCTCCGGCACCGTGGATCCGGTGCGCGACATCGAAATCATCAACACGGAACTCATCCTCGCCGACCTCGACAACGTGACCAAGCGCCTGGAGAAAGTCACCAAGGACGCCAAGCGCGGCGACAAGGTGGCGGTCGCGGAGGAGGCGGTGTTGAAGAAATTCCAGACCGCGCTGAACGCCGGCAAACTGGCGCTCACAGTCGAGTTGCATCCCGAGGAAAAAGCCATCGCGCGCGGCTTCTACCTGCTCACGGACAAGCCGACGATTTTTGCGTGCAACGTCAAGGAAGGCGACCTCGCCACGGCGAACCAGAACCCGTTCGTGCAAAAGGTGAACGAGTATGTAAAGACCCACCTCGCCTGTGAAGCGGTCGTCATCAGCGCGCAGATTGAGAGCGATTTGATTGATTTGTCCGAGGACGAGGCAAAGGCGTTCCTCGCCGAGCTCGGCGTGAAGGAATCCGGCGTCGGCGCGTTGATTCGCGCCACCTACCATCTGCTCGGCCTGCGGACGTATTTCACCGCCGGCGAAAAGGAGGTGCGCGCGTGGACCATTCACGTGGGCGACACCGCGCCCAAGGCGGCGGGCGTGATTCACTCAGACTTCGAGCGCGGCTTCATCAAGGCGGAAACGGTCGCCTACCAGGACCTCGTGGCGTGCGGCTCGGTCGCCGCGGCGCGTGACAAGGGGCTTTACCGCATGGAAGGCAAGGAATACGTCGTCAAAGACGGTGACGTGCTGCTGTTCAAGTTCAACGTCTGA
- a CDS encoding LysM peptidoglycan-binding domain-containing protein, whose product MRTLLAGVMLAALLAPAAWARETTYVVRRNDTLYGIADEHGISVARLAERNGLSKNYHVLAGQRLIIPGTGSDDKPAPAAAGSSFTITVQRNDTLYGLADKYGVSVDVLAARNGFSKNYQLKVGERLVIPAARSTSGSVASDDGLPDSIRRAIQNADVRAGRWKYIVIHHSGVDEGTVKGMDRYHREVRHMENGLAYHFVIGNGHGMGDGEIAVGHRWREQLDGGHLRSEAQNKIAIGICLVGNFDKHAPSARQLRSLHALVEALMHRCDLTYRAVKTHQQINIIGTRCPGRHFPAKSFVAGLK is encoded by the coding sequence ATGCGGACGCTCCTTGCGGGCGTGATGCTGGCCGCGCTGCTGGCGCCGGCCGCCTGGGCCCGGGAAACCACCTACGTCGTCCGGCGGAACGACACGCTCTACGGCATCGCGGACGAGCACGGCATCTCCGTGGCGCGGCTCGCCGAGCGCAACGGCCTCAGCAAAAACTACCACGTCCTCGCCGGTCAACGGCTGATCATTCCCGGCACGGGCTCGGACGATAAGCCGGCACCGGCTGCCGCCGGCTCCTCCTTCACCATTACCGTCCAGCGCAACGACACGCTTTACGGCCTGGCCGACAAATACGGCGTTTCTGTTGACGTGCTCGCCGCACGGAACGGGTTCAGCAAAAATTACCAGCTCAAGGTGGGCGAGCGGCTCGTCATTCCCGCCGCGCGGTCCACGTCAGGGTCCGTCGCGTCCGACGATGGTCTGCCGGATTCAATCCGCCGCGCGATTCAGAATGCGGATGTGCGCGCGGGGCGGTGGAAATACATCGTCATTCATCACAGCGGCGTGGACGAGGGCACGGTCAAGGGGATGGACCGTTACCATCGCGAAGTGCGGCACATGGAAAACGGCCTGGCCTACCATTTCGTCATTGGCAACGGGCACGGCATGGGCGACGGGGAAATCGCCGTGGGCCATCGTTGGCGCGAACAACTGGACGGCGGGCACCTGCGCAGTGAAGCTCAGAACAAAATCGCCATCGGAATCTGCCTCGTGGGCAACTTCGACAAACATGCGCCCAGCGCCCGCCAGTTGCGGAGCCTGCATGCGCTGGTCGAGGCCCTGATGCACCGGTGCGACCTGACGTATCGAGCCGTCAAAACCCATCAACAGATCAACATCATCGGCACGCGCTGCCCGGGGCGGCATTTCCCGGCGAAGTCCTTTGTGGCCGGGCTGAAATGA
- a CDS encoding 2,3-bisphosphoglycerate-independent phosphoglycerate mutase, whose translation MKLDELYSELTLKTGAKVALVVMDGLGDLATPEQGFMTPLEAAHTPNLDALVRAGCAQGRMTPVAPGITPGSGPGHLALFGYDPVEYQVGRGVIEALGLGVELKAGDVCARANFATLDAKGIVTDRRAGRIPTETCEKLCAMLSAKIKKIGDTQVIIKAGKEHRFVVVFRGKGLEGPLTDADPNREGFAIPTVKPRDAKNAKQKKMAKLIADFYKLALPIIAKEKPANGFLMRGIAHQPDIPTFEERYKMKPACLAVYPMYKGLAQLVGMTKIEGPATIREQFERYVKEYANYDFFFIHFKYTDKAGEDGNFEAKKKYIEEFDAALPILLGKKPDVLAITGDHSTPCAMKGHSWHPQPVLLHSKLSGSDKLERFTETGANLGSLGVFEAKYLLRLMQANAKAFDKYGA comes from the coding sequence ATGAAACTCGACGAACTCTACTCTGAACTGACACTCAAAACCGGCGCCAAAGTCGCCCTCGTGGTGATGGATGGCTTGGGCGACCTGGCCACGCCGGAGCAAGGCTTCATGACCCCGCTGGAGGCCGCGCACACGCCCAATCTCGACGCCCTCGTCCGCGCGGGCTGTGCCCAAGGCCGGATGACCCCGGTGGCGCCCGGCATTACGCCTGGCAGCGGACCGGGCCACCTCGCGCTGTTCGGTTACGATCCGGTCGAGTATCAGGTCGGCCGTGGTGTGATTGAAGCGCTCGGCCTCGGCGTGGAACTCAAGGCCGGCGACGTTTGCGCCCGCGCCAACTTTGCCACGCTCGACGCGAAGGGCATTGTCACCGACCGTCGTGCCGGCCGCATCCCGACCGAGACCTGCGAAAAGCTCTGCGCCATGCTGTCCGCCAAGATCAAGAAGATTGGCGACACGCAGGTGATCATCAAAGCCGGCAAGGAACACCGCTTCGTCGTCGTCTTCCGCGGCAAGGGGCTTGAAGGGCCGTTGACCGATGCGGATCCGAACCGTGAAGGCTTTGCCATTCCGACTGTCAAGCCGCGCGATGCAAAGAACGCGAAGCAAAAGAAGATGGCGAAGTTGATCGCCGATTTCTACAAGCTCGCGCTGCCCATCATCGCGAAGGAGAAGCCCGCGAACGGTTTCCTCATGCGCGGCATCGCGCATCAGCCGGACATCCCGACGTTTGAGGAGCGCTACAAGATGAAGCCCGCGTGCCTCGCGGTGTATCCCATGTATAAGGGCCTCGCGCAGCTTGTCGGCATGACCAAGATCGAAGGCCCCGCCACGATTCGCGAGCAGTTCGAGCGTTATGTGAAGGAATACGCCAACTATGATTTCTTCTTCATCCACTTCAAATACACCGACAAGGCCGGCGAGGACGGCAACTTCGAGGCGAAGAAGAAATACATCGAGGAGTTCGACGCCGCGCTGCCCATCCTGCTCGGCAAGAAACCCGACGTGCTGGCCATCACGGGCGATCATTCAACGCCGTGCGCGATGAAGGGCCACTCGTGGCATCCGCAGCCGGTGTTGCTGCACTCGAAGCTCAGCGGCTCGGACAAGCTGGAGCGCTTCACGGAAACCGGCGCGAACCTTGGTTCGTTGGGCGTGTTCGAGGCGAAGTATCTCCTCCGCCTCATGCAGGCGAATGCGAAGGCGTTTGACAAATACGGTGCCTGA
- a CDS encoding sodium-dependent transporter translates to MSSALGKESWSSRLGVIMAVAGSAVGLGNFLRFPGLAAQYGSGAFMIAYFISLLILGIPICWAEWTLGRYAGQRGFHSSPGIFYALIKHPIGKYVGVIGVIIPVVIYMYYVYIEAWCLGYSYYAVTGKLSLGNDVTAYGDFWAKFVGATENGLTITREHNHVLIFLLIVFILNFIIIYRGISKGIETFCKWGMPALIVLALIVLARVLTLGTPDPAKPDQSLLNGLGYMWNPDRGDGVSVLSQLANPQLWLAAAGQIFFSLSVGFGVIITYASYLTNKDDVVLSGLTATSANEFCEVALGGLITVPAAFMFLGAAGIVGQGTFGLGFKVLPLVFSKMPFSWFFGGAWFFLLFLAAITSSLSMLQPGIAFLEEGLGLNRKQSVSLLGLLTALGTLFVVYFSEDLKALDTLDFWVGTFLIFVLATVLIIVFGWGMGIRRGWQEAHRGAAMRIPGFYKFIVKYLCPLYLLTIFGFWVRFNVFATNPQTGRLEPAGYIKDLVGSHASTAARLSIAFLLICIVFICILTAAAGRRWDRAAVEGKEAQP, encoded by the coding sequence ATGTCCTCTGCATTAGGGAAGGAGTCTTGGAGCTCGCGCCTGGGCGTCATCATGGCCGTGGCCGGCAGTGCCGTGGGCTTGGGCAACTTCCTGCGGTTCCCCGGCCTGGCCGCGCAATACGGCAGCGGTGCCTTCATGATCGCCTACTTCATTTCGCTGCTGATCCTCGGCATCCCGATTTGTTGGGCCGAATGGACCCTGGGCCGTTACGCGGGGCAACGCGGCTTTCACTCCAGCCCCGGCATCTTCTACGCGCTGATCAAGCATCCCATCGGCAAATACGTCGGCGTCATCGGGGTGATCATTCCGGTGGTCATCTACATGTATTACGTTTACATCGAAGCGTGGTGCCTGGGGTATTCCTATTACGCCGTGACCGGAAAACTGAGCCTCGGCAACGATGTGACGGCCTACGGCGATTTCTGGGCCAAGTTTGTCGGCGCCACGGAGAACGGGCTGACCATCACGCGCGAGCACAATCACGTTCTCATCTTTCTGCTGATCGTCTTCATTCTGAATTTCATCATCATCTACCGCGGCATTTCCAAGGGCATCGAAACGTTCTGCAAGTGGGGCATGCCGGCGTTGATCGTGCTCGCGCTGATCGTGCTCGCGCGCGTGCTGACGTTGGGCACGCCCGATCCGGCCAAACCGGACCAGAGCCTCCTCAACGGGCTGGGCTACATGTGGAACCCGGACCGCGGCGACGGCGTCTCGGTGCTCAGCCAGCTCGCGAATCCACAACTCTGGCTGGCCGCGGCCGGACAAATCTTCTTCTCCCTCTCGGTGGGTTTCGGCGTGATCATCACCTACGCCAGCTACCTGACCAACAAGGACGACGTCGTGCTCAGCGGCCTGACGGCCACCAGCGCCAACGAATTTTGCGAGGTCGCCCTCGGCGGCCTGATCACGGTGCCCGCGGCGTTCATGTTCCTGGGTGCCGCCGGCATTGTCGGTCAGGGCACCTTCGGCCTCGGCTTCAAGGTCCTGCCGCTGGTGTTTTCCAAAATGCCCTTCTCGTGGTTCTTCGGCGGCGCCTGGTTTTTCCTGTTGTTCCTCGCCGCCATCACCAGTTCGCTCTCGATGCTTCAGCCGGGCATCGCGTTTCTGGAGGAGGGGCTGGGCCTGAATCGCAAACAATCGGTTTCGCTGCTGGGCTTGCTGACCGCCTTGGGCACGTTGTTCGTGGTTTATTTCAGCGAGGACTTGAAGGCGCTCGACACGCTGGATTTCTGGGTGGGCACCTTCCTCATTTTCGTGCTCGCCACGGTGTTGATCATCGTTTTCGGCTGGGGGATGGGAATTCGTCGCGGCTGGCAGGAGGCCCATCGCGGCGCGGCGATGCGCATTCCCGGATTTTACAAGTTCATCGTCAAATATCTGTGCCCGCTGTATCTGCTCACCATCTTTGGCTTCTGGGTGCGGTTCAACGTCTTCGCCACCAATCCTCAAACCGGCCGGCTGGAACCGGCGGGCTACATCAAGGATCTAGTGGGCAGCCACGCCAGCACGGCAGCCCGGCTGAGCATTGCGTTCCTCCTGATTTGCATCGTGTTCATCTGCATTTTGACCGCGGCGGCCGGACGGCGTTGGGACCGGGCGGCCGTGGAAGGAAAGGAGGCGCAGCCATGA
- a CDS encoding DNA polymerase III subunit alpha — MSHADFVHLHVHTEYSLLDGACRLDRLMERAHELKFSSLACTDHGVLYGAIDFYRAAREKGIKPIIGCEMYVAPGSRLEKKTGSGGRDVYHHLGLLAKDETGYKNLIRLATLAHTEGYYYKPRIDKELLAQYGRGLVALSGCLASEIPDLIMKDQFDKARATIDWFKQTLGAENFFLELQNHGIAEQAKVNKHLIPWAKEFGLKLVATNDVHYVEKEHWKAHDCLICIGTQAQLSDTKRMRYAQEQFYLRSAEEMKARFAEVPEAVKNTLEVADMCNLEIKFGELHYPVFEPPAGKTRDGYLRELLADGLERRYTLKTHVDGKDFVVDGITDPKRLPTYVVSRPPTPSDGERVADGPGAGKPDAPLHAHPEVAVAIKTVLDRLQLEMGVIEKTGFISYFLIVGDFVRKGRDMGVACVARGSAAGSIVTYLLDIANVDPIRYALLFERFLNPERVNPPDIDIDFADDRRADVIEYVRQKYGRDSVAQIITFGTMGAKSVIRDVGRVMGLTYGECDRLAKMVPADLKMTLEKALKQSPEFKQAYETEEVTRELIDTALVLEDLARNAGVHAAGVVIGPEPLINLLPLKQDEDGTIVTQYAMGPVGDLGLLKMDFLGLKTLTVIRNTCEMVKKTKGVTLDMDTLPLDDQKTYDLLNRAETLGVFQLESGGMRDLCKKFQITSVEHITALVALYRPGPMDLIPEFIKRRHGEVKVEYEHPLLESISKETYGILIYQEQVMQAAQVLAGYSLGGADLLRRAMGKKKKEEMDKQRGTFVKGCKEVNKIPEAKANQIFDLLEKFAGYGFNKSHAAAYAIVAYQTAYLKANYPGEFLSAMMTNDMGDTAKLSQYIAEARTMGIEVLPPDVNESQMHFGPAPGSAAIPPTAPSTATKASGKSESHPTGGAAAAGDSRAPGMAIRFGLVAVKGIGEIAVESLIKARTEAGPFKSLGDLCERVDGRTVNRKALEALIKSGACDCFGETRATLFASIDMALTRAAGIIADRQRGQASMFDMLEDAGSKPELQLIKLDEWPQHELLAAEKELLGFYVTGHPLSPLAPILEKYSLHTTVGLAGLPNRSMTRIGGMVGAVQSGFSKKTNKPYALVTLEDLEGSVQFLCMNENYDKYRELLVQNKALLVIGEVNTTEDKPKIFPQEILPLEDAPKKFTKQVHFRLQMAHLAPVHMEQLKELVAAHPGKCPLLLCFMRPTGGVIFVDTNERYSVTPSLALQQAADALLGEDTYYAKVDTSLPERQRRVWERKPANGGENE; from the coding sequence ATGTCGCACGCGGACTTCGTTCATCTCCATGTCCACACCGAGTATTCGCTGCTGGACGGCGCCTGCCGGCTCGACCGGCTCATGGAGCGCGCCCACGAACTGAAGTTTTCCTCGCTCGCCTGCACCGACCACGGCGTGCTCTACGGCGCGATCGATTTCTACCGCGCCGCGCGGGAAAAGGGCATCAAGCCCATCATCGGCTGCGAAATGTATGTCGCGCCCGGCAGCCGGCTGGAAAAGAAAACCGGCAGCGGCGGCCGTGATGTTTATCATCATCTCGGTCTGCTTGCGAAGGACGAGACCGGCTACAAAAACCTCATCCGCCTCGCCACGCTGGCGCACACGGAGGGCTATTACTACAAGCCGCGCATCGACAAGGAACTCCTCGCGCAATACGGCCGGGGCTTGGTTGCGCTGTCCGGTTGCCTCGCCAGCGAGATTCCCGACCTGATCATGAAGGATCAGTTCGACAAGGCGCGCGCGACCATTGACTGGTTCAAGCAAACGCTCGGCGCGGAGAATTTTTTCCTCGAACTCCAGAACCACGGCATCGCCGAGCAGGCCAAGGTCAACAAACACCTCATTCCGTGGGCGAAGGAGTTCGGCCTCAAGCTCGTCGCGACGAACGACGTGCACTATGTCGAAAAGGAACACTGGAAGGCGCACGACTGTCTCATCTGCATCGGCACACAGGCGCAATTGAGCGACACGAAGCGCATGCGTTACGCGCAGGAGCAATTTTACCTGCGCTCGGCCGAGGAGATGAAGGCGCGCTTTGCCGAAGTGCCCGAGGCAGTGAAGAACACACTCGAAGTCGCCGACATGTGCAACCTCGAGATCAAGTTCGGGGAGCTGCATTATCCGGTGTTCGAGCCGCCCGCCGGCAAAACACGCGATGGTTACTTGCGCGAACTGCTCGCCGACGGTTTGGAGCGGCGCTACACGCTCAAGACGCACGTGGACGGAAAAGATTTCGTGGTGGACGGCATCACGGACCCAAAGCGCCTGCCGACGTATGTTGTTAGCCGGCCCCCCACCCCGTCCGATGGGGAGAGGGTGGCCGATGGGCCGGGTGCAGGGAAACCAGATGCGCCACTGCACGCGCACCCTGAAGTCGCCGTGGCCATCAAGACTGTGCTCGACCGCCTGCAACTGGAAATGGGCGTGATCGAAAAGACCGGGTTCATCAGCTACTTCCTCATCGTCGGTGATTTCGTGCGCAAGGGCCGTGACATGGGCGTGGCGTGCGTGGCGCGCGGTTCCGCCGCCGGCTCCATCGTCACCTATCTGCTCGACATCGCGAACGTGGACCCGATCCGCTACGCGTTGCTGTTCGAGCGCTTCCTGAATCCCGAACGTGTCAATCCGCCCGACATTGACATTGATTTCGCCGACGACCGGCGCGCGGACGTCATCGAATACGTGCGCCAGAAATACGGCCGCGATTCCGTCGCGCAGATCATCACGTTCGGCACGATGGGCGCGAAGTCCGTCATCCGCGACGTTGGCCGCGTCATGGGCCTGACCTACGGCGAGTGTGACCGGCTGGCGAAGATGGTGCCCGCCGACTTGAAGATGACGCTCGAAAAGGCGCTCAAACAATCGCCCGAATTCAAGCAGGCTTACGAAACCGAGGAAGTGACGCGCGAACTCATCGACACCGCGCTCGTGCTCGAAGACCTCGCACGCAACGCGGGCGTGCACGCGGCCGGCGTCGTGATCGGGCCCGAGCCGCTCATCAATTTGCTCCCGCTCAAGCAGGACGAGGATGGCACCATCGTCACCCAATACGCCATGGGCCCCGTCGGCGACCTCGGCCTGTTGAAGATGGATTTCCTCGGGCTGAAGACGCTTACGGTCATCCGCAACACCTGCGAGATGGTGAAGAAAACCAAGGGCGTCACGCTCGACATGGACACCTTGCCGCTCGACGACCAGAAGACCTACGACCTGCTGAACCGGGCGGAGACGCTGGGGGTGTTCCAGTTGGAATCCGGCGGCATGCGCGACCTTTGCAAAAAGTTCCAGATCACCTCCGTCGAACACATCACCGCGCTCGTGGCGCTGTATCGGCCGGGCCCGATGGACCTCATTCCGGAATTCATCAAGCGCCGCCACGGCGAGGTGAAGGTCGAATACGAGCATCCGTTGCTGGAAAGCATTTCCAAGGAGACCTATGGCATCCTGATTTATCAGGAGCAGGTGATGCAGGCAGCGCAGGTGCTGGCAGGCTACTCGCTCGGCGGCGCGGATTTGCTGCGGCGCGCTATGGGCAAGAAGAAGAAGGAGGAGATGGACAAGCAGCGCGGCACGTTCGTGAAGGGCTGCAAGGAGGTGAACAAGATTCCCGAGGCCAAGGCGAACCAGATCTTCGACCTGCTGGAAAAGTTTGCGGGTTACGGCTTCAACAAATCGCACGCCGCCGCGTATGCCATCGTTGCGTATCAAACCGCGTATCTGAAGGCGAACTACCCGGGCGAGTTCCTGAGCGCGATGATGACGAACGACATGGGCGACACCGCGAAGCTCAGTCAATACATCGCCGAGGCGCGCACGATGGGCATCGAAGTGCTGCCGCCGGACGTGAACGAGAGCCAGATGCATTTCGGTCCGGCGCCGGGGAGCGCGGCTATCCCACCCACAGCACCTTCAACCGCAACCAAAGCATCGGGAAAATCCGAAAGTCACCCGACCGGCGGGGCTGCTGCGGCTGGGGACAGCCGCGCTCCGGGAATGGCCATTCGCTTCGGTCTCGTGGCTGTGAAGGGCATCGGTGAAATCGCCGTGGAATCCCTCATCAAGGCGCGCACGGAAGCGGGTCCGTTCAAGTCGCTCGGCGATTTGTGCGAACGCGTGGACGGACGCACGGTGAACCGCAAGGCGTTGGAAGCGCTCATCAAGTCCGGTGCGTGCGACTGCTTCGGCGAAACCCGCGCCACGCTGTTCGCGAGCATTGACATGGCGTTGACCCGCGCGGCAGGAATCATCGCCGACCGCCAACGTGGACAGGCCTCGATGTTCGACATGCTGGAGGACGCCGGGAGCAAACCGGAACTCCAACTCATCAAGCTCGACGAATGGCCGCAGCACGAATTGCTCGCGGCAGAGAAGGAATTGCTCGGCTTCTACGTCACGGGCCATCCGCTGTCGCCGCTCGCACCGATTCTGGAAAAATATTCGCTGCATACGACCGTGGGACTCGCGGGCCTGCCGAACCGCTCGATGACGCGCATCGGCGGCATGGTGGGCGCGGTGCAAAGCGGCTTCTCGAAGAAAACCAACAAGCCCTACGCGCTGGTGACGCTGGAGGATCTCGAGGGCTCCGTGCAGTTCCTCTGCATGAACGAGAACTACGACAAATACCGCGAGCTGCTCGTGCAGAACAAGGCGTTGCTCGTCATCGGCGAGGTGAACACCACCGAGGACAAGCCGAAGATTTTCCCGCAGGAAATCCTGCCGTTGGAAGACGCGCCGAAGAAGTTCACCAAACAGGTCCACTTCCGGCTCCAGATGGCGCACCTAGCACCCGTGCACATGGAGCAACTCAAGGAACTGGTGGCCGCACATCCGGGCAAATGCCCGCTGTTGCTGTGCTTCATGCGCCCAACCGGCGGCGTCATCTTCGTGGATACGAACGAGCGTTACTCAGTGACGCCGTCGCTCGCTCTCCAGCAAGCCGCTGACGCCCTGCTCGGCGAGGACACCTATTACGCCAAGGTGGACACCAGCCTGCCCGAACGGCAGCGCCGCGTGTGGGAGCGCAAGCCGGCCAACGGTGGCGAGAACGAATGA
- a CDS encoding OmpA family protein — protein sequence MKLIKLSALLVLALAMTVAATGCKKHPGQVTPLPGQRTGLPGNEGPVVDNTTGLKPNGSDVSSTTGNNGEIPTSATWNPEDMNQDRTIFEADTVYFAFDSSAVRSGEESKVSAVASALQSTPSLYLLIEGHCDERGTEEYNRSLGERRALSLREDLVKAGISPERIRTISYGEDRPAVQGHNEAAWSKNRRGVFVACTPK from the coding sequence ATGAAGCTCATTAAATTGTCCGCCCTGCTGGTGCTCGCACTGGCCATGACCGTTGCCGCCACCGGGTGCAAAAAACACCCGGGCCAGGTGACACCGCTCCCGGGTCAACGCACCGGCCTGCCCGGCAACGAAGGGCCGGTTGTCGATAACACCACCGGCCTCAAGCCCAACGGCTCGGATGTCAGCAGCACGACGGGAAACAATGGGGAGATTCCGACGAGCGCGACTTGGAACCCGGAGGACATGAACCAGGATCGCACCATATTTGAGGCTGACACGGTTTATTTTGCCTTTGACAGCTCGGCGGTCCGCTCGGGCGAGGAAAGCAAGGTGAGCGCAGTGGCTTCAGCGCTCCAAAGCACCCCGTCGCTCTATCTGCTCATCGAAGGTCACTGCGACGAACGTGGCACCGAGGAATACAACCGCTCGCTGGGTGAGCGCCGCGCCCTTTCGCTGCGTGAAGACCTGGTCAAGGCCGGCATCAGTCCGGAACGCATCCGCACCATCAGCTACGGTGAGGATCGGCCGGCGGTTCAGGGTCACAACGAAGCGGCGTGGAGCAAGAACCGGCGCGGCGTGTTCGTCGCCTGCACGCCCAAGTAA